The following are encoded together in the Pygocentrus nattereri isolate fPygNat1 chromosome 3, fPygNat1.pri, whole genome shotgun sequence genome:
- the si:ch211-183d21.3 gene encoding serine/threonine-protein kinase SBK1 isoform X1 produces the protein MQEHGGERQGTSSAQVCVSAAGRSNSVGVAPVEDMQALSITALSASEVEQQYELIGPLGKGTYGRVDLVAHRTQGTKLALKYVSKNKTKLRSFLREYSLTAALGCSPFIIKVLDILFETEESFVFGQEYAPAGDLFDIIPPQAGLPEDMVKRCVQQLGLALDFMHSKSLVHRDVKPENVLLFDRDCRRVKLADFGMTRRAGSRVKRVSGTIPYTAAEVCQVTGSEGIIVATTQDVWAFGVLLFCMLTGNFPWEAALPSDAFYAEFQRWQRGACPPGAVPSQWRRFSDDALRMFSRLLALEPDRRCGVKEVFYFLKYDLLTHHRRRASCRASRGVATRSSAHRHAEPSPPPGTSCLRPTPLKRSILSEPHSSREEASKSPSPNRQDKSKMVMATPIEICV, from the exons ATGCAGGAGCATGGTGGAGAGAGGCAGGGCACCAGCAG TGCCCAGGTGTGTGTGTCCGCAGCAGGGCGGAGCAACAGTGTGGGCGTGGCCCCAGTGGAGGACATGCAGGCACTGTCCATCACCGCTCTCTCAGCCTCCGAGGTGGAACAGCAGTATGAGCTGATTGGTCCATTAGGGAAAGGCACATATGGCAGAGTGGACCTGGTAGCTCACCGCACGCAAG GCACAAAGCTGGCTCTAAAGTATGTGAGCAAGAATAAGACCAAGCTGCGAAGTTTTCTGCGTGAATACAGTTTGACGGCTGCTCTGGGCtgtagtccattcatcattaaagtTCTAGACATTCTgtttgagacagaggagagcTTTGTGTTTGGTCAGGAGTATGCGCCGGCAGGTGACTTGTTCGACatcatacctccacag GCTGGTCTGCCAGAGGACATGGTGAAGCGTTGTGTGCAGCAGCTGGGCTTGGCTCTGGACTTCATGCATAGTAAGAGTTTGGTGCACCGGGACGTGAAGCCCGAGAACGTGCTCCTGTTCGATCGTGATTGCCGACGTGTCAAGCTGGCTGACTTCGGCATGACACGGCGTGCAGGAAGCCGGGTCAAGCGAGTCAGTGGCACCATTCCTTATACAGCTGCTGAG GTGTGCCAGGTCACCGGCTCAGAAGGCATCATCGTGGCAACCACGCAGGATGTGTGGGCGTTTGGCGTCTTGCTGTTCTGCATGCTGACTGGGAACTTCCCCTGGGAGGCGGCGCTGCCCAGCGATGCCTTCTATGCGGAGTTTCAGCGCTGGCAGAGAGGGGCGTGTCCACCGGGCGCCGTGCCCTCACAGTGGCGCCGCTTCTCCGATGACGCGCTGCGCATGTTTAGCCGACTGCTGGCGCTGGAGCCTGACCGACGCTGCGGGGTCAAGGAGGTCTTTTACTTCCTCAAATACGACCTGCTGACCCACCATCGCCGCAGAGCCTCCTGTAGAGCCTCCAGGGGCGTGGCCACACGTAGCTCCGCCCACAGACATGCAGAGCCTTCCCCCCCGCCTGGCACTTCCTGCCTTCGGCCTACCCCTCTCAAACGTAGCATCCTGTCGGAGCCGCACTCCTCCAGGGAAGAGGCGTCGAAAAGCCCCTCGCCCAATCGTCAGGACAAGAGTAAGATGGTGATGGCCACACCCATAGAAATTTGTGTATGA
- the si:ch211-183d21.3 gene encoding serine/threonine-protein kinase SBK1 isoform X2: MVERGRAPAAGRSNSVGVAPVEDMQALSITALSASEVEQQYELIGPLGKGTYGRVDLVAHRTQGTKLALKYVSKNKTKLRSFLREYSLTAALGCSPFIIKVLDILFETEESFVFGQEYAPAGDLFDIIPPQAGLPEDMVKRCVQQLGLALDFMHSKSLVHRDVKPENVLLFDRDCRRVKLADFGMTRRAGSRVKRVSGTIPYTAAEVCQVTGSEGIIVATTQDVWAFGVLLFCMLTGNFPWEAALPSDAFYAEFQRWQRGACPPGAVPSQWRRFSDDALRMFSRLLALEPDRRCGVKEVFYFLKYDLLTHHRRRASCRASRGVATRSSAHRHAEPSPPPGTSCLRPTPLKRSILSEPHSSREEASKSPSPNRQDKSKMVMATPIEICV; the protein is encoded by the exons ATGGTGGAGAGAGGCAGGGCACCAGCAG CAGGGCGGAGCAACAGTGTGGGCGTGGCCCCAGTGGAGGACATGCAGGCACTGTCCATCACCGCTCTCTCAGCCTCCGAGGTGGAACAGCAGTATGAGCTGATTGGTCCATTAGGGAAAGGCACATATGGCAGAGTGGACCTGGTAGCTCACCGCACGCAAG GCACAAAGCTGGCTCTAAAGTATGTGAGCAAGAATAAGACCAAGCTGCGAAGTTTTCTGCGTGAATACAGTTTGACGGCTGCTCTGGGCtgtagtccattcatcattaaagtTCTAGACATTCTgtttgagacagaggagagcTTTGTGTTTGGTCAGGAGTATGCGCCGGCAGGTGACTTGTTCGACatcatacctccacag GCTGGTCTGCCAGAGGACATGGTGAAGCGTTGTGTGCAGCAGCTGGGCTTGGCTCTGGACTTCATGCATAGTAAGAGTTTGGTGCACCGGGACGTGAAGCCCGAGAACGTGCTCCTGTTCGATCGTGATTGCCGACGTGTCAAGCTGGCTGACTTCGGCATGACACGGCGTGCAGGAAGCCGGGTCAAGCGAGTCAGTGGCACCATTCCTTATACAGCTGCTGAG GTGTGCCAGGTCACCGGCTCAGAAGGCATCATCGTGGCAACCACGCAGGATGTGTGGGCGTTTGGCGTCTTGCTGTTCTGCATGCTGACTGGGAACTTCCCCTGGGAGGCGGCGCTGCCCAGCGATGCCTTCTATGCGGAGTTTCAGCGCTGGCAGAGAGGGGCGTGTCCACCGGGCGCCGTGCCCTCACAGTGGCGCCGCTTCTCCGATGACGCGCTGCGCATGTTTAGCCGACTGCTGGCGCTGGAGCCTGACCGACGCTGCGGGGTCAAGGAGGTCTTTTACTTCCTCAAATACGACCTGCTGACCCACCATCGCCGCAGAGCCTCCTGTAGAGCCTCCAGGGGCGTGGCCACACGTAGCTCCGCCCACAGACATGCAGAGCCTTCCCCCCCGCCTGGCACTTCCTGCCTTCGGCCTACCCCTCTCAAACGTAGCATCCTGTCGGAGCCGCACTCCTCCAGGGAAGAGGCGTCGAAAAGCCCCTCGCCCAATCGTCAGGACAAGAGTAAGATGGTGATGGCCACACCCATAGAAATTTGTGTATGA